One region of Syntrophobacter fumaroxidans MPOB genomic DNA includes:
- a CDS encoding thiamine pyrophosphate-dependent enzyme, translating to MSAVVHPLRKYMRPHVTRTTNCPGCGNGIIIQSILRAIDELGLSMDDFVFVSGIGCSAWIPSPLFEVDTLHTTHGRPIAFATGVKLGLPGKHVMVTSGDGDLAAIGGNHLIHAARRNIDLTVVLVNNGIYAMTGGQTAPTTPRGLMTVTNPYGTLEPTFDISALVAAAGASFVARWTTWHPRQMTRSIKKAIQKKGFALVEAVSQCPVQFGKVTKMGKALDILRHYKENSVKFEKAKNMDPEALKDKILVGELVDVEKPELSTQWELLKRRVMEEMK from the coding sequence ATGAGCGCTGTTGTACACCCGTTGCGAAAATACATGAGGCCGCACGTGACCAGGACGACGAACTGCCCGGGGTGCGGGAATGGGATTATCATTCAATCGATCCTCAGGGCCATCGATGAGCTCGGCCTGAGCATGGACGACTTTGTTTTCGTGTCCGGCATCGGCTGCTCGGCATGGATTCCGAGCCCGCTGTTCGAAGTCGACACGCTCCACACGACCCACGGGCGTCCCATCGCCTTTGCCACCGGCGTGAAGCTCGGCCTGCCCGGCAAGCACGTGATGGTGACGAGCGGGGACGGCGACCTGGCGGCCATCGGCGGGAACCACCTGATCCACGCGGCGCGCCGGAACATCGACCTGACCGTCGTACTCGTGAACAACGGCATCTATGCCATGACCGGCGGACAGACCGCGCCCACCACGCCTCGGGGCCTGATGACGGTCACCAACCCGTATGGGACACTCGAACCGACGTTCGACATTTCCGCCCTGGTGGCCGCCGCGGGAGCGTCCTTCGTGGCGCGCTGGACCACCTGGCACCCGAGGCAGATGACCAGGTCCATCAAAAAGGCCATCCAGAAGAAGGGATTTGCCCTGGTCGAAGCGGTGAGCCAGTGCCCGGTCCAGTTCGGCAAGGTGACGAAGATGGGCAAGGCGCTCGATATCCTGAGGCATTACAAGGAGAACAGCGTCAAGTTCGAAAAAGCGAAGAACATGGACCCGGAGGCACTCAAGGACAAAATCCTCGTGGGTGAACTGGTCGATGTGGAAAAGCCCGAGCTCTCCACCCAATGGGAACTCTTGAAACGCCGAGTGATGGAGGAAATGAAATGA
- a CDS encoding 2-oxoacid:acceptor oxidoreductase family protein, which produces MSRVEVTIAGVGGQGSILAGQILGAAAVMYDGKYAAQTQAYSSELRGGFAAAWLIICENPVVFPRVTHPDVLVAQAQDSITRFASGLKPAGTLIIDSDMVTEPPGGAGRLYKVAATTISRNRLNAPMTANMVILGAFCRVTEVVSREALEKAIRDSVPQGKDKINLEAFDAGYQSVAG; this is translated from the coding sequence ATGAGTCGTGTGGAAGTGACCATAGCGGGTGTCGGAGGCCAGGGGTCCATTCTGGCCGGGCAGATTCTCGGGGCTGCGGCGGTGATGTACGACGGGAAATACGCCGCGCAAACCCAGGCTTATTCCTCCGAATTGAGAGGCGGCTTTGCGGCGGCGTGGCTGATCATATGCGAAAATCCCGTGGTCTTCCCCCGCGTGACCCATCCCGACGTCCTGGTGGCGCAGGCGCAGGATTCCATCACGCGGTTTGCGTCGGGCCTGAAACCCGCGGGGACTCTGATCATCGACAGCGACATGGTGACTGAGCCGCCCGGAGGCGCGGGCCGCCTCTACAAGGTCGCCGCCACGACCATCTCGCGCAACCGGCTCAACGCGCCGATGACCGCCAACATGGTGATTCTCGGGGCGTTCTGTCGCGTGACGGAAGTGGTATCGAGGGAAGCCCTGGAGAAGGCGATCCGGGATTCCGTGCCGCAAGGCAAAGACAAAATCAACC